TACTTGGCTTTCCCAATGCTGAAGTCGCTGCTCCCACTCCTACCAGAGCAGACAACTCGAGATTGAGCCACGATGAAAACTTATTTTCTTCAAAGTAACGAACTGGACCAAATACCAAAGCAGCACGAGTACCTTTCGCTATCAGGTGTGCTGAAATCCACCCCTTAGAAACCTGTGTATCACCATCCGTACAGACAATCCATTCCCCACGAGCTCGAGCTACACCCTCAGTAATGGCCGCCTTTTTCCCCTCATGCCCCCCTTGTAGCTGAAGTATCCGCAACCTGTCATCAGCAATCGACGCTACTCTATCCAAGGTGTCATCGGTCGAATGGTCATCAATCAATAAAACCTCAAAGTCCGAGTAATCATTGGACAAGATAGCCTCTACAGTTTGTACCACAACCTGAGCCTCATTTCTTACCGGCACCAATACACTCACTTTCACTGTATGATTCACCTCGCCTGGCTCTTTGACGCAAAGTAATCCCCAATAAAACACACCTATCCCGAAAACATAAACCAATACCACTATGCAAAGCCATACGATCATACCAGTCGATCAGCAGTTTTGGACACAAAAAACACTCCTCCTACAGCAGGCAGTACAATATTGATCACCCACACCCAAGCACTGGCTAAAGACACAGCAACCCACTCATCTGTCAGCAACGAAAAGAACAGCACGGCAGACAGCTCTCTTTTCATCAAATCCCCAAGTATGGTTAGGTTGGGCACGACCGTTTTAAAGAAAAATATCCAAAACACCCCAAGTATCAATTGATACAAAGGAAGACGCAATCCCACGGCATAAAACACCAAACAAAACTGAAGAGTGAAAACCATATAGCGGCCCAACGAAAGTAAAAGCATAACACCCCATTGTCGACTCGACAATGAAGAAAAAGACAGTCTATACTGCTGTCTCACTCGATGAATATGCGTAGCACAAAACCAAAACAATACCGATAAAACGGCAACAACTCCCCCCAACACATAGATATAGTGTAGCAAAGAAGATAAATCCAAGCCCGCTGCAAACATCCAAAGAACCGACACACTACCCAACATCAAAGTAGGGACCATCTGAGTAATGCGAGCTCCGAGCAAAGCTGCAATAGCCCTGTCTCGTACTTTGAGATCCACATCTGCCAATCTTGCAAATGCATCTCCAACCCCAAAAGGGGTAAACACATTGAGACTTCGTCCAGACAAGATGAGTTTGCATACCTCCCAAATGCTACGTGATGCATATCTCCGCATGATATACTGCCACTTGTAGGATTCCATATATATATTGAGGGGTAGAAGCAACAAGGCAAGTCCTAACCACTTGCTCTGCATACTTGTCCATACCGTCACTGATAGATCGGCATGACCGTAGAGTTGATACACCAAAACTATCAATACCAAGCTTGGCACTCCCCAGCCCCACAGTGATCGGAGTATCTGTCTAGGTTTATTCTCTATCCGTTCTGAATTGATTAAGTCCATAAAGTAAAACACATCTGCCTCAAATCGCAGGATCATTTCTATCTTGCAATGCTATTCACATCCATGGAGAAATATAAGGAAAAAATCATATTAGGCATTGACCCAGGCACCACAGTCATGGGGTACGGTGTACTATTGGTCATAGGCCCTAAACTCAAAATCCTCCAGTTTGGTGTCATCCACCTCACCAAATACAAAACTCACGAGCTGAAACTTAAGAAAATCTATGAACGAGTCTCCTCGATCATAGAGGAGTTTAGTCCAGATCATGTGGCTTTAGAAGCACCCTTTTATGGGAAAAATGTGCAATCCATGCTCAAGCTCGGGCGAGCTCAAGGTGTAGCTATGGCCGCTGCACTCAATAGAAACATCCCCATCACTGAGTATGCCCCCAAGAAAATAAAGCAATCTGTCACGGGTAACGGAAATGCCTCCAAAGAACAGGTCGCTGCTATGCTCAAATCCATACTCAAATTTGAAGTAGACCCTAAACTACTGGATGCGACGGATGCTCTCGGCGTAGCACTGACACATCACTATCAAGGAGGCAAAGTGCAATCCAGCAGCAAAAGCTGGAAAGCATTTTTGTCGGACAACCCAAACCGAGTCAAATAACTACCACGTTGTGGATTTTATTTTTTGGGCAGCACGCATGATGTCTCTACGAGAAATTTGCCCTTTCAAGATACCATTATGAGTGACTGGAAAGCGTCTAAAATAGGTTGTCAAAAATTCATTGGCGCAAGAGACTACATCCATATCCATTTCTAATGTTTTGACATTCTCAGACATATAATTCTCCACTTTTCCTTTGCCACTAGGGATGTTGTGATATGAGGATTGCACAAGTACTTTGAGACAGTCCTTCTCGGATAGCATACCGACGAGCTCTCGTTTTTCATTGAGCACAGGACCGCCCGAAATACGCTTTTTCAACATGATATCGATCGCTTCAGCGATTTCCATCTCTGGAGAAAATGTAATGAGATCTTTCGCCATGTAGTCTGCGATCGTTTCATACTTGACTCCATTGACAGGTTCTACTGTTGCCCCTTTGTAATTCATTACCATAGTTATAGGATTTAGTGGTTATACTTATTGAAAGTACCTATGATATTAACTCATTTAGACTTGAAAATCAAGACATAAGACCAAAAACCTGCCAACCGTAGGATTCTAAAAAAAACTTTCGTACTTTAAGAAGCTTGAACCAAACCGAAGCCTGATACAATGTCTCAGATACAACAAAACAAGAGACTACTTAAGGAAAACAAAGATAAATCTCAGCTTCGGTTTGATTCAAATCGTATAAAAGAGTAAATTTGCGGGCTCTTATTCCCATTTTGGTGAATTGGTATTAAATACGGGCTCCAATTAAAAAGGAAAAACAAATCATATGAGACAGCTTAAGATCACACAATCCATCACTAACAGACGTGAGAGTCACACACTCGAAAAGTACTTTACGGAGGTTAGTAGTGTGCCAATGATTACTCCTGATGAGGAAGTAGAGTTAGCACAACGTATCAAACAGGGAGATGATCTAGCGTTAGAAAAATTGGTAAAAGCTAACTTGAGGTTTGTAGTATCTGTCGCCAAGCAGTACCAAAACAGAAGCTTGCCACTCAATGACTTGATCAACGAAGGAAACCTTGGACTCATCAAGGCTGCCAAGAAATTTGACGAAACCAAAGGTTTTAAGTTCATTTCATACGCCGTATGGTGGATTCGTCAGTCGATCATGCAAGCCCTAGCTGAGCAATCAAGAATCGTCAGACTACCCATGAACAAATCTGGAGCGATCAATCAAATCAGAAGAGCCTACGCAGAACTCGAACAAAAATACGAGAGAGAACCTACCGAAGAAGAGTTAGCAGACATTTTGGAAATGAAGCCTAGTGAAGTTAGAAACACACTTGGCGCTGAAGTGAAGCAAATGTCTATGGATGCTCCTTTCGGAGAAGACGAATCTGGATCGTTGCTCGATGTACTTGAAAACAAAACCACTGGACCTACAGATGGTCAAATGGTATTCAACGATTCGTTGAAAGTAGAAACAATACGTGCACTATCTACTCTGACAGCTAGAGAAAGAGAAGTAGTCAAAATGAGCTTCGGCATTGGATCTGACAATCCATTTACACTCGAAGAAATCGGTGACATCATGGGGTTGACTAGAGAACGAGTCAGACAAATCAGAGAAAAGGCTCTTCAAAAACTAAGAGAACCAAACAAAAATCAAAGATTGAAAGAATTTTGTGCGACTTGATCGATCGTACACATTCAAAAAAATCAAAACCTCAGTCGTGGCTGAGGTTTTTTTATGTCCTTTTTTTTTTCGTACCTTCAGTTCAAGCAAAAACGCCTACACTTACATGTAATTATTACAAGAAATAATATAACAATACATCCCCTAAGTTGTTATTATTGCACGATCACCACAAACGAAGCATTATGCCATTAACAGTCCTCACTGGTACACTGGGAAAAAAAAGAGCAGCGCACTTGCTAAGAAGAGCCTGTACAGGTGCTAGCATAGCACAAATTGATGAATTCTCAGGACTGACGGCTACCGAAGCATTCCAACGACTGGTTCAAGAAGACTTACCTACGCCCCTTCCTCCTATTGACCCAAAAACTGGAACAGAATGGATCACAACAGGCCCGACAGACAATAATGGAGACAACCTATCCACTCTACTCAATGCTTGGATGATTGGACAAATGCTCGCCAGTGATGTAGACGATGCGCAAAAGCTATCATACTCTTTTCGGGAACGCATCGTGTTTTTTATGCATACACTCTTCACTACGAAACGAGAAAAAGTCAATAACACTCGATCGATATATTACCAAAACGCATTATTCAGGCATTATGCATTTGACACCAACGACATAGAAGTCCCTACTCCAAACCCTGACCCAGACTCTACTGAGATCCTCCCACCTACTGTCTATCCTGTCAATTTCAAGCACCTCACAAAAAAAATGAGTGTGGACAATGCGATGCTGAAATTCCTAGACGGCAATCTAAACGTAAAAGGCCGCCCAAATGAAAACTATGCAAGAGAGCTACTAGAACTATACACAATCGGGAGAGGACTAGAAGGCAACATTCCAGAAACCGACACACAAGGGGACTACATCTACTATACAGAAGAGGATGTACAGGCTGCAGCTAAAGTACTCTCTGGATTTGACACAGACACCAAGGAAGACAGTGCTCCATTCACAAATATCGATATAGAAACTGGGCTTCCCCGTGGTGTGATTCGAGGAAGCAATATCGCCACCCAACATGATCAAAGCATCAAGACATTCAGCGCTCGCATGAACAATGCCACGGTGCAGGCAGACCCAGATTTGCTCACTGGCAGCAGCCCCACCGAAGAAAGTGTACTCGACGAAATCAGTCAGTTGATAGATCTCATCTACAGCCAAGATGAAACTCCACGCAACATCTGCCGCAGACTCTACCGATTTTATGTCTATCACGAGGTGACTCCAGAGGTACAAGCAGATATGATCCAAGCCATGGCTGACGAGTTCATTGCTAGCGACTACAAACTCATCCCAGTGTTAGAGAAATTGTTCACCAGTCAAGAGTTCTACGATGGGGCAACAGATATCTCCGATGACATGTATGGCAGCATCATCAAATCACCTCTGGACGTTACACTGGGATTTACCAAAAACTTTGGCATCAACGTCCCAAACTCCCAGACTGAAACAGACAGCTTTTATGAGCTGACATTTTCGCTATTGAGCGAGATGTCTGGACAAGGAATGGACTATTACGAGCCATTTGAGGTAGCGGGCTACTCTGCCTATCATCAGTTTCCTCTGTACAACCGATCCTGGATCAGTCCAAACTACCTAACCAACCGATACAACTTTATTCGCAACAGAGTCGTACCAGGTGACCTACAAGACATTGGAGACATCAAACCAATCACATTCATCCAAGACAACATCTCTAATGATACGGCTCGGATAGCCAAAGACCTGATCGTTGCATTGATTGAGTATTTCTTACCGATGAGTGCATACATCACTTTTGACGGCTCAGGAGAGAGCGAGATGACCGCCGAAAGGATGGCGTATTTCCTCGATGCACTCGTGGGGTCTATGGATGCAGACCCAGAAGCAGCGTGGACGACCAACTGGGACAATGCCAGTGACCTTGAAAAAATTGACAACCAATTGGGCAACCTATTGAATGCCATACTTCAAACACCAGAATATCAACTGATGTAAACCCCAAAACAATGAAAAGAAGAAAGTTTTTAAAGAATTTAGGGTTTGCAGCAGGGGCACCGATTGCCTTTCAAGGCATTCCGATTCAAGTTCTAGCAGGACAGCAGCGATTTCAAAAACTCGCTGCTCAAAGTTCCAATGACAATGTGCTCATCATGTTACAAATGCACGGTGGAAATGACGGTCTAAATACAGTCATCCCCATCGAGAATTACAGCCAATATTACAGCCGCCGTCCCAACATCGCCATTCCTTACAAATCTGGCAATCGAACTCTCATTCCACTGGACAGTACAGTACCATCTGCAGATCAAGTAGGGCTACACCCTGACATGGAACACTTCAAGGACCTCTATGACAAAGGAAAAGCAGCCGTTTTTCAAGGAGTTTCTTATGAAAACAACAATGGGTCACACTTCAGAGGTCGTGACATTCAACTCATGGGAGGAGGCTCTGACGATTATTTCTCCTCAGGGTGGATCGGACGCTATCTCAACCATGAATATGCACCCGCCTCGTACCCAGAAGAATTTCCAAATGGAGAAATGCCCGATCCTTTGGCTCTTGAAATTGGCAATGACGTCTCCCTACTCTTTCATCAGGAGGGAAACATCCCTACCTCGATTTCCTTACCAGGCAATCCACAGGGATTCGCCGATCTAGTCGAAAACCTAGAAGGGTACACCGATGAGGGGCTGGACCCGAGAGGAACCCCACCAGAATTTTTGAACCCGAGTCGCTACGGCAAAGAGATGGACTGGTTGCTCAGCCTAGAAGACAAATCGGAGACCTACATCAAACGTCTCGCAGAAATCTACCAACCAACCAAAGAAAGCTCAGTCAGCTACCCCGAAAAATACCCCTTTGGTGATTCAAAAAACAGACTAAGTGATCAACTTAGACTCATCGCACGGTTGCTCAGCGGCGGCATCAAAACCAAAGTATTCCTGGTCAAAATCGGTGGATTCGACACACATGCCGAACAAACAACCTCCTACGACCCGACACTTGGGCTGCACTCCGCCTTGCTCTATCACATCAGTTCGGCCATGAGTGCTTTTGATGCCGACTTGAGAAGCCGCGGCTTGTCCGAGCGAGTACTGACTGTAACCATGTCGGAGTTTGGCCGACGCATTGCATCCAATGGGTCTTATGGCACAGACCATGGCACTGGAGGCCCTGTCATGATGTTTGGTGCAGGAGTCAATGCAGGCATCTACGGAACCAACCCCGACCTGAGTAAAAACAACGTTGACATGCAATTCGATTACCGTCAGTTGTACGCCAACTTACTCCATGAATGGATGGGAGTAGACCAGTCAGTCATTCAAAACGATATTTTCTATGGTGATTTCATCAGTGGCCCAAGTCATGCTGGCGGCAACTACGAACCGCTTGACTTGATCAAAGAGGTAATCA
The DNA window shown above is from Reichenbachiella sp. 5M10 and carries:
- a CDS encoding lysylphosphatidylglycerol synthase domain-containing protein, with translation MILRFEADVFYFMDLINSERIENKPRQILRSLWGWGVPSLVLIVLVYQLYGHADLSVTVWTSMQSKWLGLALLLLPLNIYMESYKWQYIMRRYASRSIWEVCKLILSGRSLNVFTPFGVGDAFARLADVDLKVRDRAIAALLGARITQMVPTLMLGSVSVLWMFAAGLDLSSLLHYIYVLGGVVAVLSVLFWFCATHIHRVRQQYRLSFSSLSSRQWGVMLLLSLGRYMVFTLQFCLVFYAVGLRLPLYQLILGVFWIFFFKTVVPNLTILGDLMKRELSAVLFFSLLTDEWVAVSLASAWVWVINIVLPAVGGVFFVSKTADRLV
- a CDS encoding RNA polymerase sigma factor RpoD/SigA codes for the protein MRQLKITQSITNRRESHTLEKYFTEVSSVPMITPDEEVELAQRIKQGDDLALEKLVKANLRFVVSVAKQYQNRSLPLNDLINEGNLGLIKAAKKFDETKGFKFISYAVWWIRQSIMQALAEQSRIVRLPMNKSGAINQIRRAYAELEQKYEREPTEEELADILEMKPSEVRNTLGAEVKQMSMDAPFGEDESGSLLDVLENKTTGPTDGQMVFNDSLKVETIRALSTLTAREREVVKMSFGIGSDNPFTLEEIGDIMGLTRERVRQIREKALQKLREPNKNQRLKEFCAT
- a CDS encoding DUF1800 family protein, which translates into the protein MPLTVLTGTLGKKRAAHLLRRACTGASIAQIDEFSGLTATEAFQRLVQEDLPTPLPPIDPKTGTEWITTGPTDNNGDNLSTLLNAWMIGQMLASDVDDAQKLSYSFRERIVFFMHTLFTTKREKVNNTRSIYYQNALFRHYAFDTNDIEVPTPNPDPDSTEILPPTVYPVNFKHLTKKMSVDNAMLKFLDGNLNVKGRPNENYARELLELYTIGRGLEGNIPETDTQGDYIYYTEEDVQAAAKVLSGFDTDTKEDSAPFTNIDIETGLPRGVIRGSNIATQHDQSIKTFSARMNNATVQADPDLLTGSSPTEESVLDEISQLIDLIYSQDETPRNICRRLYRFYVYHEVTPEVQADMIQAMADEFIASDYKLIPVLEKLFTSQEFYDGATDISDDMYGSIIKSPLDVTLGFTKNFGINVPNSQTETDSFYELTFSLLSEMSGQGMDYYEPFEVAGYSAYHQFPLYNRSWISPNYLTNRYNFIRNRVVPGDLQDIGDIKPITFIQDNISNDTARIAKDLIVALIEYFLPMSAYITFDGSGESEMTAERMAYFLDALVGSMDADPEAAWTTNWDNASDLEKIDNQLGNLLNAILQTPEYQLM
- the ruvC gene encoding crossover junction endodeoxyribonuclease RuvC, with protein sequence MEKYKEKIILGIDPGTTVMGYGVLLVIGPKLKILQFGVIHLTKYKTHELKLKKIYERVSSIIEEFSPDHVALEAPFYGKNVQSMLKLGRAQGVAMAAALNRNIPITEYAPKKIKQSVTGNGNASKEQVAAMLKSILKFEVDPKLLDATDALGVALTHHYQGGKVQSSSKSWKAFLSDNPNRVK
- a CDS encoding CBS domain-containing protein, which translates into the protein MVMNYKGATVEPVNGVKYETIADYMAKDLITFSPEMEIAEAIDIMLKKRISGGPVLNEKRELVGMLSEKDCLKVLVQSSYHNIPSGKGKVENYMSENVKTLEMDMDVVSCANEFLTTYFRRFPVTHNGILKGQISRRDIMRAAQKIKSTTW
- a CDS encoding glycosyltransferase; this translates as MIVWLCIVVLVYVFGIGVFYWGLLCVKEPGEVNHTVKVSVLVPVRNEAQVVVQTVEAILSNDYSDFEVLLIDDHSTDDTLDRVASIADDRLRILQLQGGHEGKKAAITEGVARARGEWIVCTDGDTQVSKGWISAHLIAKGTRAALVFGPVRYFEENKFSSWLNLELSALVGVGAATSALGKPSMINGCNYSFAKEIFEQVEGFAGNMEVASGDDEFLLRKVSTRYPGQVVFVTDEKAIVVTEAPQSWEAFYHQRKRWASKWKHHRDPISLVLPIVVFVLYIGWVVGSIFLIPDHLYWVIGVWGVKCLADALFLFRCVALTRSGFSVIPFFLLQIIYPFYVVFFGIASNFGQFRWRNRTYNI
- a CDS encoding DUF1501 domain-containing protein codes for the protein MKRRKFLKNLGFAAGAPIAFQGIPIQVLAGQQRFQKLAAQSSNDNVLIMLQMHGGNDGLNTVIPIENYSQYYSRRPNIAIPYKSGNRTLIPLDSTVPSADQVGLHPDMEHFKDLYDKGKAAVFQGVSYENNNGSHFRGRDIQLMGGGSDDYFSSGWIGRYLNHEYAPASYPEEFPNGEMPDPLALEIGNDVSLLFHQEGNIPTSISLPGNPQGFADLVENLEGYTDEGLDPRGTPPEFLNPSRYGKEMDWLLSLEDKSETYIKRLAEIYQPTKESSVSYPEKYPFGDSKNRLSDQLRLIARLLSGGIKTKVFLVKIGGFDTHAEQTTSYDPTLGLHSALLYHISSAMSAFDADLRSRGLSERVLTVTMSEFGRRIASNGSYGTDHGTGGPVMMFGAGVNAGIYGTNPDLSKNNVDMQFDYRQLYANLLHEWMGVDQSVIQNDIFYGDFISGPSHAGGNYEPLDLIKEVITSTDSYVKSKFQIESIYPNPATNYVQASVMVNDHQVVTFELIDSTGRVVSATRRDIAPGKHTVSFQLKDMLPGFYFIKAKSPKLNDTKRLLVRK